One genomic window of Candidatus Binatia bacterium includes the following:
- the rplN gene encoding 50S ribosomal protein L14 — protein sequence MVQTESVLQIADNSGAKRLLCIKVLGGSRRRYASIGDVIVGSVKEAQPNSKVKKGDVVKAVVVRTAKEVGRPDGSYIRFDNNSAVLIDNNREPVGTRIFGPVARELRGKKFMKIVSLAPEVI from the coding sequence ATGGTCCAGACAGAAAGCGTATTGCAGATCGCCGACAACTCCGGCGCCAAACGACTCCTATGCATCAAGGTGCTGGGCGGCAGTCGCCGTCGCTACGCCTCGATCGGGGACGTGATCGTTGGCTCGGTGAAAGAAGCGCAGCCCAATTCCAAGGTGAAAAAAGGCGACGTGGTCAAGGCTGTGGTTGTTCGCACCGCGAAGGAAGTAGGTCGCCCGGATGGGTCCTATATCCGTTTCGACAACAACTCAGCCGTTTTGATCGACAACAATCGCGAGCCGGTCGGCACGCGTATTTTTGGACCGGTCGCTCGGGAATTGCGAGGGAAGAAGTTCATGAAGATCGTCTCTCTCGCTCCGGAAGTGATCTAG
- the rpsQ gene encoding 30S ribosomal protein S17 yields MDQHRKHRSGVVVSDKMDKTVVVRVERLVKHPKYRKYVRARKNFKAHDEQNRCNVGDVVEIVETRPISKDKRWAVQSIQRKAAE; encoded by the coding sequence ATGGATCAACATCGAAAACATCGCTCCGGCGTGGTCGTTTCGGACAAGATGGATAAAACCGTCGTCGTTCGCGTCGAACGCCTCGTGAAGCATCCGAAGTACCGGAAGTACGTTCGCGCGAGAAAGAACTTCAAGGCGCACGATGAACAGAACCGCTGTAACGTCGGCGACGTCGTGGAAATTGTCGAGACTCGGCCGATTTCCAAGGACAAACGCTGGGCGGTGCAGTCCATCCAGCGCAAGGCCGCCGAGTAG
- the rpmC gene encoding 50S ribosomal protein L29, translating into MRPKEIRELGDPELDQKEKDLREETFRLRLRMAAGQTENKMAGRVARRDLARVLTIKAERKASSEG; encoded by the coding sequence ATGCGGCCTAAAGAAATTCGTGAGCTCGGTGATCCCGAACTCGATCAAAAAGAGAAAGATTTGCGAGAAGAGACCTTCCGTCTTCGTCTCCGGATGGCCGCCGGCCAGACCGAGAACAAGATGGCCGGTCGAGTAGCGCGGCGGGATCTTGCCCGCGTGCTCACGATCAAGGCGGAGCGCAAGGCTTCGAGCGAAGGCTGA
- the rplP gene encoding 50S ribosomal protein L16: protein MLSPKKVKYRKIQKGRRSGTAWRGSSLAFGDYGLQAVGRGWITARQIEAARIAVTRHIKRGGRVWIRVFPDKPMTKKPAETRMGKGKGAPDFWVAIIKPGRILFEMEGVDAKTAKEAFRLAANKLPIETRFSERGQHAA from the coding sequence ATGCTTTCGCCCAAGAAGGTAAAATACAGAAAGATCCAGAAGGGTCGACGCAGCGGGACTGCCTGGCGCGGTTCCTCGTTGGCTTTCGGTGATTACGGTCTTCAGGCTGTCGGTCGGGGTTGGATTACCGCACGGCAGATCGAGGCGGCTCGTATCGCTGTCACGCGTCATATCAAGCGTGGCGGGCGCGTCTGGATTCGAGTTTTCCCGGACAAACCCATGACCAAGAAGCCCGCTGAAACTCGAATGGGCAAGGGTAAGGGCGCTCCTGATTTCTGGGTCGCCATCATCAAGCCGGGACGAATCCTCTTCGAGATGGAAGGCGTCGACGCCAAAACGGCAAAGGAAGCCTTCCGTCTGGCAGCCAACAAGCTGCCGATTGAAACCCGATTCTCCGAGCGAGGACAGCATGCGGCCTAA
- the rpsC gene encoding 30S ribosomal protein S3, which translates to MGQKTHPKGFRVGVIENWDSRWFAKRDFGELLHEDIRVRRFIKKRLYHAGISRVEIERAAGKAKVNIHTARPGLVIGKKGAEIEKLKAELNKLMGREAFINIIEVRRPDVDAQLVAENVALQLERRVAFRRAMKEAVARAMRMGAQGVRIQASGRLGGHEIARREWYREGRVPLHTLRADISYGQAEAKTTAGIIGIKCWVMRGDVLSKDEEQRQASGA; encoded by the coding sequence ATGGGACAGAAAACGCATCCCAAGGGCTTCCGAGTCGGTGTGATTGAGAACTGGGACTCTCGTTGGTTCGCCAAGCGAGATTTCGGAGAGCTCCTTCACGAAGACATTCGAGTTCGTCGCTTCATCAAAAAGCGCCTTTATCACGCCGGGATCTCTCGCGTGGAGATCGAGCGTGCCGCTGGCAAGGCCAAGGTGAATATTCACACCGCCAGGCCGGGGCTGGTGATCGGCAAGAAGGGCGCCGAGATCGAGAAGCTGAAGGCCGAATTGAACAAGTTGATGGGGCGCGAAGCTTTCATCAACATCATCGAGGTCCGCCGTCCGGACGTGGATGCTCAATTGGTGGCCGAAAACGTCGCTTTGCAACTCGAGCGGCGGGTCGCATTCCGTCGAGCGATGAAAGAGGCCGTTGCCCGCGCCATGCGTATGGGCGCCCAAGGCGTTCGTATTCAGGCTTCCGGTCGACTCGGTGGTCACGAGATTGCACGGCGAGAGTGGTATCGTGAGGGCCGGGTGCCTCTCCATACTCTCCGAGCGGATATTAGTTACGGGCAGGCTGAGGCGAAGACCACAGCCGGAATTATCGGAATCAAATGCTGGGTCATGCGCGGCGACGTCCTTTCCAAGGACGAAGAGCAGCGCCAGGCCAGCGGCGCATAG